A genomic stretch from Apteryx mantelli isolate bAptMan1 chromosome 28, bAptMan1.hap1, whole genome shotgun sequence includes:
- the MPP2 gene encoding MAGUK p55 subfamily member 2 isoform X5: MQQVLDNLIALPNSPAAADLDLIFLRGIMESPIVRSLAKAHERLEETKLEAVRDNNVELVQEILRDIGHLARQDSAAAELARILREPHFQSLLETHDSVASKSYETPPPSPVLDPAFNNQPVPPDAVRMVGIRKTAGEHLGVTFRVERGELVIARILHGGVVDQQGLLHVGDVIREVDGREVGSDPRALQELLRDASGSVVLKILPSYQEPHPPRQVFVKCHFDYDPGADSLIPCKEAGLKFAAGDLLQIVNQDDPNWWQACHVEGGSAGLVPSQLLEEKRKAFVKRDLEVAPTAGALCGSLSGKRKKRMMYLTTKNAEFDRHELLIYEEVARMPPFRRKTLVLIGAQGVGRRSLKNKLLLSDQARYGTTVPHTSRKPKASERDGHGYRFVSRGEMEADIRAGRYLEHGEYEGNLYGTRIDSIRAVVQAGKMCILDVNPQAVKVLRTAEFVPYVVFIEAPDYETLRAMNRAALESGVATKQLTDADARRTVEESGRIQRGYGHYFDLSLTNADLEQTFGRLREAMERLRAEPQWVPVAWVY; the protein is encoded by the exons ATGCAGCAGGTCCTGGACAACCTCATCGCCCTCCCCAACTCGCCGGCGGCCGCAGACCTGGACCTCATCTTCCTCCGCGGCATCATGGAGAGCCCAATAGTAAGGTCCTTGGCGAAG gcCCACGAGCGGCTGGAGGAGACGAAGCTGGAGGCGGTGCGGGACAACAACGTGGAGCTGGTGCAGGAGATCCTGCGCGACATCGGGCACCTGGCGCGGCAGGACAGCGCCGCGGCCGAGCTGGCCCGCATCCTGCGCGAGCCCCACTTCCag TCGCTGCTGGAGACCCACGACTCGGTGGCCTCGAAGAGCTACGAGACGCCGCCGCCCAGCCCCGTCCTGGATCCGGCCTTCAACAACCAGCCGGTGCCTCCTGACGCCGTGCGAATGGTCGGCATCCGCAAGACGGCCGGGGAGCACCTG GGCGTGACGTTCCGGGTGGAGCGGGGCGAGCTGGTCATCGCCCGCATCCTGCACGGCGGCGTGGTGGACCAGCAGGGCCTGCTGCACGTGGGCGACGTCATCCGCGAGGTGGACGGGCGCGAGGTGGGCAGCGACCCGCGGgcgctgcaggagctgctgcgcGACGCCAGCGGCAGCGTCGTCCTCAAGATCCTGCCCAGCTACCAGGAGCCTCACCCGCCCCGGCAG GTCTTCGTGAAGTGCCACTTCGACTACGACCCCGGCGCCGACAGCCTCATCCCCTGCAAGGAGGCCGGGCTCAAGTTCGCCGCCGGCGACCTGCTGCAGATCGTCAACCAGGATGACCCCAACTGGTGGCAg GCGTGCCACGTGgaggggggcagcgcggggctcgTCCCCAGCCAGCTCCTGGAGGAGAAGCGAAAAGCCTTCGTCAAGCGGGACCTGGAGGTGGCTCCCACGGCCG GCGCCCTGTGCGGCAGCCTCagcgggaagaggaagaagaggatgatGTACCTGACGACGAAGAACGCCG AGTTCGACCGCCACGAGCTGCTCATCTACGAGGAGGTGGCGCGGATGCCGCCGTTCCGCCGGAAAACGCTGGTGCTCATCGGGGCGCAGGGCGTGGGGCGCCGCAGCCTCAAGAACAAGCTGCTGCTCTCGGACCAGGCGCGCTACGGCACCACGGTGCCCC ACACGTCGCGCaagcccaaggccagcgagcgcGACGGGCACGGCTACCGCTTCGTGTCGCGGGGCGAGATGGAGGCGGACATCCGCGCCGGGCGCTACCTGGAGCACGGCGAGTACGAGGGCAACCTCTACGGCACCCGCATCGACTCCATCCGCGCCGTGGTGCAGGCGGGCAAGATGTGCATCCTCGACGTCAACCCCCAG GCGGTGAAGGTGCTGAGAACGGCCGAATTCGTGCCCTACGTGGTGTTCATCGAGGCGCCCGACTACGAGACGCTGCGGGCCATGAACCGGGCGGCGCTGGAGAGCGGCGTGGCCACCAAGCAGCTCACG GACGCGGACGCGCGGCGCACGGTGGAGGAGAGCGGCCGCATCCAGCGCGGCTACGGCCACTACTTCGACCTCAGCCTGACCAACGCCGACCTGGAGCAGACGTTCGGGCGCCTGCGCGAGGCCATGGAGCGTCTGCGCGCCGAGCCCCAGTGGGTGCCCGTCGCCTGGGTCTACTAG